In Perca fluviatilis chromosome 14, GENO_Pfluv_1.0, whole genome shotgun sequence, a genomic segment contains:
- the LOC120572201 gene encoding high affinity immunoglobulin gamma Fc receptor IB-like, with product MEVTALCIRLWMDMLVLLLVRVDHSYFAQKTNVAFPRVLPDRLQFFEYENVSVICQELGGLTEWRVMRRLNERSPTDSYTWQSSAPSCTIYPTFKRHSGEYWCEDAEGNKRNAVIITINPGSVILEVPASPVVEGDNVSLYCRKKDSQSNHIADFYKDGSKLGTWYSNNMTIQNVSKSDEGHYKCSISGAGESPQSWLTVSNESKGDEGMFNNSIPAADEETRPSSPFNLPSLLWIVVLVALMLLVMGLLLCRKHRVFLSMAFCLFCSPVLGCLSSGKPTPGSHSPADPTGEDSVA from the exons ATGGAGGTCACAGCTCTCTGCATAAGACTGT GGATGGACATGTTGGTCCTGCTGCTTGTAAGAGTTgaccacagttactttgctcaGAAAACTA ATGTTGCTTTTCCTCGTGTTCTTCCAGACAGACTGCAGTTTTTTGAATATGAGAATGTCAGTGTGATCTGTCAAGAGTTAGGTGGTTTGACTGAATGGCGAGTGATGAGGAGGCTCAATGAAAGAAGTCCAACAGATTCTTACACCTGGCAGTCATCAGCACCATCCTGCACAATTTATCCCACCTTTAAACGTCACAGTGGAGAGTACTGGTGTGAAGATGCAGAGGGGAACAAACGCAATGctgtcatcatcaccatcaatC CTGGTTCTGTGATCCTGGAAGTTCCTGCCAGTCCTGTTGTGGAGGGAGACAACGTGAGTCTTTATTGTAGAAAGAAGGATTCTCAGTCAAATCACATAGCTGATTTCTACAAAGATGGATCCAAACTCGGGACCTGGTATTCAAACAACATGACCATCCAAAATGTTTCCAAGTCTGATGAAGGACACTACAAGTGCAGCATCTCTGGAGCTGGAGAATCACCACAGAGTTGGCTGACTGTTTCAAACGAAAGTAAAGGTGATGAAGGCATGTTTAATAACTCCATTCCAGCAGCCGACGAAGAGACCCGTCCTTCCAGTCCTTTCAATCTGCCCTCCCTGCTCTGGATTGTTGTGTTGGTGGCTCTGATGCTGTTGGTGATGGGACTTCTTCTCTGTAGGAAACACAGGG TTTTTCTATCAATGGCATTTTGTCTATTCTGTTCTCCAGTATTGGGCTGTTTGTCGTCTGGAAAACCAACACCAGGATCGCACTCACCTGCAGATCCTACAG GAGAGGACAGTGTCGCTTGA